The nucleotide sequence AGGTAGAGAGCCCATAACAGacatttttcctccctttttcaCTTCACGTCAGGGGTGACCAATCATTTTCTGCTGTCCCCGACCGGATGGATTATTTGTAAAAAGTCTGAACCAATGAGCGATGACCTCACGTTTGACCTCATTCTTAATTACGAACTCGTTAAAGCTGCCTTATTTTCCCGCGTGAGAGGAAGTGGCGAGTAATTACGTTAATATCGGGGCTGTCAAACTCGGTTTAGGTCGCGAGCCGCGTTCATGCGACCTCAACTTGTGTGGGCTGGAACTGTTTTTTTGGCCTTAAATGTTCactttttctttgaaatatCCCAAAAcctacaggaagtcacctggaaatgccctaaaataaacagaaagtaACCAATGAAAAGGAAGCagcccagaaatgccccaaaatcgaaaaagtgacctggaagtaccctaaaatgactaaaaaagtcACCtggaagtaccctaaaatggcaAAACTGACCTGGAAGTacactaaaatgacaaaaaaactgacCTGGAAGTACCCTAAAAGGTCTAAAAAGTGACCtggaagtaccctaaaatggcaAAATTGACCTGGAAGTACACTaagatgacaaaaaaactgacctggaagtaccctaaaatgaccaaaaaagtgACCTGGAAGTACCCTAAATGGCAAAATTGACCTGGAAGTAacctaaaatgacaaaaaaagtgacctggaagtaccctaaaatgacaaaaaaactgacctggcagtaccctaaaatgaccaaaaaagtgacctggaagtaccctacaatgacaaaaaaactgacctggaagtaccctaaaatgaccaaaaaagtgacctgaaagtgccctaaaatgacattaaaaaactGACCtggaagtaccctaaaatggcaaaattgacctggaagtaccctaaaatgacaaaaaactgaCCTGGCAGTACCCTAAAAGTGACGTGacttttttgggccaaaaatcaATTAGACCAGCCCACCTGTTCTCTACTTGGCATAAATGTGCCCCGCccaccaaactgagtttgattgacACCCCCGCGATACTGGATATCGGATCAGGACGCCACTAGCGtaacataaacatttttttaatcaaactcCAACACAACTTGAGAACTTGGGGTGGAACATAATTCTCCCCTCCCCCAAAATAATCCAAGAAAAGTGTCTGGTTTATGTGGAATTTCTCAGAATCGGAGACCACCATAGCATCTTTTTAGCCGCTCATTTAATTAGCTAGGTCGTGCTAAAGCCACGAAAAACTCAACTTCAACTttcttcttccatttttttttcttttttaagaccCAGAATGACGGTTATTGAAGACTCCGCCCTCCCGAGTGTAGGGTCAACGGTTGGAAACAGCCAAGGCCGTACGTAgaactagctagctagctaaatcGGCGCTATACTCCCGTTTTACAGGAGACGCCGACGCCCCCAATTAATATATAATCAAAGTTTAAAATGATTCTttccttttgctttttttgagagagagaaataatCACGCTACGTATTTATTTTCATCCACAATTCCCAACGAGGCGTTCAAACGCGATCGGTTTTCGAACGCACCGGAATCAACCGGAATTTTCTGACAACGTCTTATCCATTCCAAAGcccaaaaaaaattatataaaatcACGATTTAGCATGATAACGTAGGGGCACGTTGAAATTTTgaggattaattttttttttttttttttttttcaaattattttttcacatttctgtctaagccaaaatgaatgcaacGTGTAAACTGTTAAAATTGAGTTTAGAATTTTCTCTCGTTCaaattatcttttatttttgacaCTCTTAGGCTCacctcaggaaaaaaaatctgtttccaAAACTCAGGGAATAATTTGGGACGGATTGGAAAGGAGTCGatgagttgtttttatttttattttttttaatttaatttttttaatttttttattttaatttttattttttataccacTTGACGTGCCGCTATTTGTCATGTTTTCCTCGATAAACGCTTCGTAGATGGGGATGTCGTCGATATCTTGTCAAGAAAAGGGATGGCAAATGGGGGCGGAGCTTTAGCAGTGACATCATCTTCGTGGCTTGTTTCAGACTATCAGTGCTTATGACAAACATATTCATACACGTGCTGTAGTGTTCATATTTGCAAGTTGTTTTGTATTGTATGATGTTCTGAGATAGCAAAAAAATTATTGTCATGTTATGATTGAGGGCGAGGGGACCTAAAAAGCTAATCAAACTGAGGaataaccaaaaaaaatatgagtTTAACCACAAATGATTGTATGTGATGATCAAAATAATGAAGGTTCCCCGCCTTTGTGTTTAAAGTAAAATGCTCAGGGTAactcttgtttgtttgtgaccATCCGCCGttgtgttattttgtttgtcGGTGAAAGTTATCAAATGAATGGCTAGAGCTACTTgcgtaaaatgtttttttaaagtgcattttttaaaaaaaattgatgaatGTAATCAGTGTTTACCGCCAAGGAAACAATGATCTTGAACTcaggttagttttttttttaacgttaagAGAAGTGTGTAGTGTGTTTTTATGTGTGAACATCCTGCTCCATTTCATAATAAATATGTCCATACTCAGGCATGGCGCTTTATCGTTTAGTTTTTGGCATCTTTAATTTAAACGGATATTTCGCTTTTTTATATGGTATTTTGTAATAGTAATGctttgatttgtttgtttgttttttgtttgtttattaggTCATCATTGAAGAAAAAACAGGTAAACTATAATATTTTGTAAATTTATGCTTTTGGTAGCTTggaataaatatgaaaatatttatttatgcttgagttataaaataaattgaatattgatctggtaaaaaaattgaattccaCTCGGATTTGTCAATTAAGAAACAatttggatatatttttttaatgttggaacTTAACATAAGTAAATGTAAGTAAATTTCAAGTAattatttgtattaaaaaaaattcaaatgtatttaacatgtatttgaaagtttttttaaatagtaacaATATAAAAATAGATACATTTTTGTCGTGTTGACgaaaaaagaaatgataatTTTAAGTATTcttataatataaatatttagaatttttacaaattatgatttatttataaatgactTTTCAATAGTGCTAACCTGTTTTAGTACATGTATTCTAGTCTTTGGCCACTAAAGCGCTGTTGTCTGTTTACATGCCGCCGCTAATCGTCCAAAATGGCTGCCCCCTGTGAGTGAAGCTAGCCAAACGAGCTCTTCAATTCTTCTGAATATTTTGTCTATTTTCACCGCACAATGTGGCCACAACTTGGCCGCGTGTGTCGTAAAAACATGTTCATTTGTCAAAGAAACTTGTTGTCTGCCGCCACACTTTCCAAATGTCGCCAAGGAGCAGCTGCGTCTAATCACGTCCGTCCATTAAGCAGCTGCAAAGCGCTTGTTTACAGAAACCACGGAGATCCTTCCCAAGTCATACAGTAAGACTTTTTCTAACTTTATTTCTCTACAAGTTCGTCACTGTATTTATTTAACCGATGCCGTGTTCATCGTGAATTAGTCAGTGcagttgaactcattggctgccattgattgtCAAACAACAGGCGTTCATTCGcctcctcccagtccaaatagatGGGACgtttagtgccgtcaatggcaaaaaataAGCATCAACCCTCTTTCCCTTTTCGATTAATTGGACATATATCGTTGTCACTGGCcgctaatgagttaaaaagcTGAATTCTGTTGATTTTAAGACATCTAGCTCGACTTTCTGACTAATTGTGAGTACATTCAGTATAAACTGTATTGACCCGAGTATAAGACGACCCCTCTTTTTCGAGacgtagtttgaaaaaagactttttgaacaccttTTTAGTCAGAACATAATGACAGtagatctgaaacaaatgattacaaCAATTTATTGGAGAGAAGTTATTTTGCGTCAttcaaataatgcaaaaaatgccTATCACTTATTAATATTCAAACatttaaagtgcaatcacatttgtaaacttGCTTCtggttttttaaatgtaaatcaaTCAATCCACTGTTATAAAAATACCAACATTGCAATGAATGCATTcactttaaagatatctggccCAATCGAGCATTGTGAATGGTTACAATATCTACaacccgaatgtaagacgaccaacatttttcagtcttatttcaatgcaaaaatccTCGTCTTATATTCTGAAGACATTcctttgtctatttaaacatcGGTTTTAAGTAAAAAGTTACAACTTTTTGTCTGTCAGGTTGGAGAATGTAGATCTTCCTCCAGTGGGCCCAAAAGATGTTCTGGTTAAATTCCTGGCGGCTCCGATTAACCCGTCTGACATCAACATGATCCAAGGTGACGAGAATCGGAAACCAAACCGGCCGCACAAAAAGCTTGAGTTCTGATTCTTCGGTGCTATTTTCCATCCAGGTACGTACGCCATCCTGCCGGACCTCCCAGCCATTGGTGGCAACGAGGGCTTGGCCCAAGTGCTGGAGGTGGGCGGAAAGGTCACATCTGTCCAAGTAGGAGATTGGGTCATCCCGAGAGATTCCGGTTtaggtaaatgtattattttttttgctagtgTGCAACATTTTTGGTCGAAATAAATTTGCGGAAAACTACGTATTAATTGACGTGTATTTCGAACGGTTTAATGGCGCGCAGGGACGTGGAGGACGGCAGCCGTGCTGGCTGAAAATGACATCATCTCCGTCGCCGGTGACGTTCCCGTGTTAGCCGCCGCCACGCTGGGCGTTAACCCCTGCACGGCCTTCAGGATGCTAGCTGACTTTGAGACGCTCCGGCCAGGTAGCGACCAATCACCAAATGCTCACCCCAAGCCCCTTTTGGTTGTTTTTGACCACGGCGGTTCGCTTCGCAGGGGATTCCGTCATCCAGAACGCGGCCAATAGCGGAGTCGGACAGGCGGTCATTCAGATTGCAGCCGCCAAGGGGTTAAACACCATCAACGTCATTCGGGACAGGTGCACGCTTCATTTCAAATCTCAAAAAAATAAGTTCATTTGAAACGTAACGTACCAtatttattcgcatataagctgcctgcgcgtataagccacacccttaaaattgccttaaaatgactgaatttgacaatttctcgcatataagccccctGTGCGTAAAAGCCTcaccattaaaattgccttaaatggttgaatttgacaatttctcgcatataagccgcctgtgtctataagccacacccttaaaattgccttaaaagtgttgaatttgacaatttctcgcatataagacacaccattaaaattgccttaaaatgactaaatttgacaatttcttgcatataagacCCCGTGCATATAAGCCTCACCCTTaatattgccttaaaatggttgaatttgacaatttctcgcatataagctgcctgtgtgtataagccacacccttaaaattgccttaaaatggttgaatttgacaatttctcgcatataagccgcctgcgcatataagccacacccttaaaatattcttaaaatgacaattcctcgcatataagccccctgtgcgtataagccgcacccttaaaatggccttaaaatgactgaattggacaatttctcgcatataagccccctgtgcatataagccgcacccctaaaattgtcttaaaatagttgaatttgacaatttctcgcgtataagcgcCCCagtattcataattttcacctccttattcatggttttaatagagagtacaTATCTTAAAGAAAAATCATGTTACGTGGTATTTTTAATTCCAATTCTTTTGAACTGGGATGTTTCCCCACCAAAAGGCCGGATTTCCGCCAGCTCAGCGATAGGCTGAAATCCCTCGGGGCAAGTCATGTGATCAAGGAGGACGACCTGAGGAGGCCTGAGATGAAGGAAATTTTTAAGGTCGCAAAATAGAAACACTTTATACACTTTTGGCATTTTACAAATttgtaaaatctttttttttaactctttttttttttccagacgtGTCCTAAACCCAAACTCGCTTTAAACGCAGTCGGAGGAAAAAGCGCCACTGAGCTGCTCCGTCACCTCCAGTAagtattttgtatgttttgtatATCCGATTGCGTCATTTAAAGATGATCAAAATTGGgtatgtaaaaaatgtttttttttttttttttttataaaaaatgtattggtttacattttttttaggtattaagTAGATGTGCCTGATCAAAATTTATTGAAAATTGGGCTTATAGGATCAAATTGAGGTAAAAAAGAtccctttttacaaaaaaaatgttttgctatgGCAGttcatggattaaaataacaaaatgatcTATAattataatgcaaaaatgtattgATATGCAGACTATTTTAACCCAATTGAAACAaaccttttgtaaaaaaataaataaaagtaaatgtcCAACAAATCATAACTAAAATATCTCAATTTATGGCATCAGGTGACCAAATTTGTTCATGTTACAAGTTTGTTTATGTAAAATGCAtgatttaaacaatttatttttaaccttattttgtTGCTGCACAAAAAGGGATTTGTGggtgttttcttcttctttaacataattataattttattcaAATTGGGTGGACAAAAAATAGAAGACATTTGTTTAAAGTACTTTTTTACATTTCCTGGGAATCGGATCCAAACTGGTTCCAGCCAATCAGGCGACTCGGAGTCACGTGCCAATATTTCTATcgtatataaatctttttatgactaTTTATTGACATGTGCACTTtaaggtgaagctttaaatgtcattgtacttgcataaaggcattcaattcaatttttttccctttattcgTGTTCTCCTCAGGGTCGGAGGGTCCATGGTGACGTACGGCGGGATGTCCAAGCAGCCCGTGACCGTCCCCGTGGTATGCGGCAGCCGTTGTGTACCGAAATGGGAAATGTTCTGTCTTCTGAAACCTGCCCACTTCTGCAGAGCGCGCTAATCTTCAAGGATGTGAAAGTTTTAGGCTTCTGGGTGACGCAGTGGAAGAGACAACATTCTCACGGTATGTGTTTATTACAACAggggtgttggaataatgattaataccctccaatcattattagtaatatttaattaaaattggaagacatctttcacatatctggttacaacttgcaaggaggatacTCGTAACGCCGCTTCGTTCACAAGCATTCTGACGGGCAGTATCTTGTTCATTGTATTTCGTCgcgacaaacggaaaacatttcatgtcATCAAAACAGTTGCATTAGACAGTAGAATAACAccctagaacaggggtcgggaacctttttgacgaagagagccacaaacaattcatattttccaatgttattccttgtgagccatactacgaatttaaaagtcaaaatacatacatgtaaatgagtgccttttcaatttttttttgtaatttcaccacttttaaagtggaaaaaactgaagattttttcaaagattcttatgctgttgctaatcaatgagaggatgcattccagaagagtctactgcaaaaaaaatgaagattaaagcagttctagatgtaatatctcagttctgtcaccagcaatttccatattttagctcacaggttagcaacgagccagatgcacccatcaaaagagccacatgtggctcccgagccataggttccctacccctgccctagaaggttaaaaaaacaactgtgtcagaattgcagaagtaagcatacaagttGACCCGAGCCAAAACAACGGTGTAAGGAactgcataatattttcattataaggtaaacaaagcaaagacaATTTATCCGGGGCTGGGGGCGCTTAACGACATGTCAAATTTTATATTAAAGCAagagtgtcaaactcgggttggttcgcgggccacattaacgtcaacttgatttcatgcgggccggaccattttagatataatatttagtttttttttttatataaatggattaaaagaaaccggattaaaaaccctgaatattcttttttttttatagatctaaaacaatgtttattttagcttttttttacataccgtattttcacgactatatggcgcatcatatttttagccgcagtgtcagtaacgagtgctatttctgtattttaaacacacaaaggacgcaccgtttttttagacgcatatatattatatatggatgaacatcgaaacgcaatagcgctggctaccggaagcaggctatttccgggttccggtgcgcagtgactgctgggatatatagttcttgcacgctacacccacacgctaaaaacccGTTTtcaaaaggcaacggaagcaaaactgagttcggttgttgactactaatctatgttgacttgtacttatttattaggttgactactacttattgctctgttgacttctacttatctatgttgagtactacttatctatgttaactactacttatgtatgtTGACCTCTACTTATTTTGTTGActtctacttatctatgttgacctctacttatttattgttttgattactacttattttgttgacctctacttattttgttgacctctacttattttgttgacctctacttattttgttgacttctacttatctatgttgacttctacttatctatgttgacctctacctatctatgttgacctctacctatctatgttgacttctacttatctatgttgacctctacttatttattgttttgattactacttatctatgttgacttctacttatctatgttgacctctacttatttattgttttgattactacttatctatgttgacttctacttatctatgttgacttctacttatctatgttgacttcggaagcaaaactgagttcgtttgtactttatttagacattttacaacttactcgcgtcatcatcacccacaaatccat is from Stigmatopora argus isolate UIUO_Sarg chromosome 4, RoL_Sarg_1.0, whole genome shotgun sequence and encodes:
- the mecr gene encoding enoyl-[acyl-carrier-protein] reductase, mitochondrial codes for the protein MWPQLGRVCRKNMFICQRNLLSAATLSKCRQGAAASNHVRPLSSCKALVYRNHGDPSQVIQLENVDLPPVGPKDVLVKFLAAPINPSDINMIQGTYAILPDLPAIGGNEGLAQVLEVGGKVTSVQVGDWVIPRDSGLGTWRTAAVLAENDIISVAGDVPVLAAATLGVNPCTAFRMLADFETLRPGDSVIQNAANSGVGQAVIQIAAAKGLNTINVIRDRPDFRQLSDRLKSLGASHVIKEDDLRRPEMKEIFKTCPKPKLALNAVGGKSATELLRHLQVGGSMVTYGGMSKQPVTVPVSALIFKDVKVLGFWVTQWKRQHSHEAFRLMLDELCSLLRRGKLSAPACAEVPLSDYRQALDAAMRPFTSAKQILITD